One Ricinus communis isolate WT05 ecotype wild-type chromosome 2, ASM1957865v1, whole genome shotgun sequence DNA segment encodes these proteins:
- the LOC8274115 gene encoding sister chromatid cohesion protein PDS5 homolog B isoform X2, with the protein MDESSLQLVSEIGIQLGRLARPNKDFLVKSLRQAANALAQIEPPSPPEASRKKEAVNKLASGIKPLGKSFVKHGLLRNSDKDVKLLVAICISEIFRILAPEPPFEDKYLRDVFKLILSMFAELADTTSPYFSRRVKILETVARCKCFVILLDIDCNDLVLEMFNIFFSIVRENHQRSLINDVLSIMTHILNEEASLPLSDVILRNLVKEGTAASAAASQLAASVIQSCAEKLEPFICGFLTSCSLDRDAIDSELKEFYHEILFKVFQCAPQMLLAVIPNLTQELLTDQVDVRIKAVNLIGRLFALPEHHVAEKYHNLFIEFKNRFSDKSVEVRLSALRCAKACYMANPSGKESSELLSAVEGRLLDFDDRVRILAVVVVCDLARFNLKYFSAELLSKAVERLRDKKISVRKKALQKLMEVYQEYCNKCSESYLTIGGHFEQIPCKILMLCYDKDCKEFRSQNMEPILAEDLFPARLSVEDRTRHWIHFFSLFTPLHVKALNSILSQKRRLQNEMQSYLALRKKEKESGSEEMQKRIKNSFMKMSASFPDPSKAEECFHKLNQMKDNNIFNSLELLLVERTIINAQTTRDKFLKMIGDKHPHFEFLQLLSSKCSFNIFSSEHVRCILDHLSSDAVGNGRLEASSANLLLEKNMINDVLIEALAKAGPYISVKFSDFYPLLESACLEGTRIQSKQAVSAIASLIGSSEQLIFSKLCKELVDSLHRGWNTPTILQSLGCIAQHSVAAFESKYREIRSYIFQRIFQVEQSDDLTIFYESSECCHSCKLKIYGVKTLVKSFLPHQGSHVNRQIDELLDILLKLLQTGDAIDGIITCVNDKPHVRLAAAKSVLRLSRRWDLHISPEIFRSTILVAKDLSSLVRRSFLNKTHKLLKEHAIPNRYACAFVLAASDFCEDLQDAPFKYMEEFVKEYNIVARNRQNSAVQEGTVTDYPAYIVVFLIHTLAHSTGFPPEDSRDEQEYAHFCRPLFLVVQALLSANIANGDADLVNDAVMYLLSIFRAIKRAEDALDATKTPKLQILAEIGISIVNALNLNGITLSRAPGMIFLPSSFYRISSVKKCDEASLKCLNQFSVDESFVKRIVHSLKSQISMPASSLPKRGRKCQADGIQSAKYNTLNMAPLDHANLLRTETIDMQKLVSPDISLRHRKKSAASESVGLHNEVSRTNASKSSKSMKKDVSSSCDSATTRPSANESQTLIWTVDGTIPYLKESGRASSRLTAESSKRTTSKPNEPCCSRTFSTENEALIGKRVKLLSPVDRCFYSGTVVGFNPGNNTHKISYDSGEVELLCLDSESWETVSDSPTEKETTFADQHKKSHSSEWNLKETVNTFGDGATTQSNHLANKENEKVSNGMTSFPAKGRKGQKLSSDTPASVVTNNEDAFVRRTRRRKV; encoded by the exons ATGGACGAGTCGTCGTTGCAGCTCGTTTCAGAAATCGGTATTCAACTCGGTCGACTCGCTCGCCCAAACAAAGACTTCCTTGTCAAATCTCTTCGA CAAGCTGCGAATGCATTAGCTCAAATTGAGCCGCCGTCGCCACCTGAAGCTTctagaaagaaagaagcagTGAATAAACTAGCATCTGGTATAAAGCCCCTTGGCAAATCTTTTGTCAAGCATGGCCTTCTCCGCAATAGCGACAAAGATGTTAAACTTCTGGTGGCCATTTGCATCAGTGAAATTTTCAGGATCCTTGCACCTGAACCACCTTTCGAGGACAAATATCTTAGG gatgtttttaaaCTTATTCTCAGCATGTTTGCGGAGCTTGCTGATACAACAAGCCCGTACTTTTCGAGGAGGGTTAAAATATTGGAAACTGTTGCAAGATGTAAATGCTTTGTGATTTTGTTGGATATTGACTGCAATGATCTAGTTCTTGAAATGTTCAacatctttttctctattgTGAG GGAAAACCATCAGAGGAGTTTGATTAATGATGTTTTGTCTATAATGACACATATTTTGAATGAGGAGGCTTCTCTGCCACTTTCAGATGTGATTCTACGTAATCTTGTAAAGGAAGGAACG GCTGCATCAGCCGCTGCTTCTCAGCTTGCTGCTTCTGTCATTCAAAGTTGTGCAGAAAAGCTTGAGCCCTTTATCTGTGGATTCTTAACTTCTTGTTCCTTGGATAGAGATGCTATTGACAGTGAGCTGAAAGAATTTTACCACGAAATATTGTTTAAAGTTTTCCAGTGTGCTCCTCAGATGCTTCTGGCTGTCATCCCTAACTTGACCCAAGAGTTACTG acTGATCAGGTTGATGTCCGAATAAAAGCTGTTAATTTAATTGGAAGGCTCTTTGCACTACCTGAACATCATGTTGCAGAGAAGTATCACAATCTTTTCATAGAGTTCAAAAATAGATTCTCTGATAAATCTGTTGAAGTTAGACTCAGTGCTCTACGATGTGCTAAAGCTTGCTATATGGCCAATCCATCTGGGAAAGAATCATCTGAACTTCTGT CTGCTGTCGAAGGTCGTTTGCTGGATTTTGATGACAGAGTGCGAATACTGGCAGTCGTTGTTGTCTGTGATCTTGCcaggtttaatttaaaatatttttcagcGGAACTATTATCAAAAGCTGTTGAAAGACTTCGGGATAAGAAG ATATCTGTTAGGAAAAAGGCTTTGCAGAAATTGATGGAGGTATATCAAGAATATTGTAACAAATGCTCTGAAAGCTACTTGACTATAGGCGGCCACTTTGAACAGATTCCTTGTAAAATCCTAATGCTTTGCTATGATAAAGATTGTAAAGAGTTTAG GTCCCAAAACATGGAGCCTATTCTTGCTGAGGATTTGTTTCCAGCTCGTCTTTCTGTTGAGGATAGGACTAGGCATTGGATTcatttcttctctcttttcacTCCTCTTCATGTAAAGGCGCTGAACTCGATCTTATCTCAGAAACGAAG GCTGCAAAATGAAATGCAAAGTTATTTGGCCTTACGGAAGAAAGAGAAG GAAAGTGGCTCAGAAGAAATGCAGAagagaattaaaaattcttttatgaaaATGTCAGCATCCTTTCCAGATCCTTCCAAAGCTGAAGAGTGCTTTCACAAATTGAACCAGATGAAAGATAATAACATTTTCAACTCATTGGAACTACTGCTGGTTGAGCGGACAATTATAAATGCGCAGACGACAAGA GATAAATTTCTGAAAATGATAGGAGATAAACATCCACATTTTGAATTCCTACAACTACTTTCATCAAAATGCTCATTCAATATATTCAGCTCAGAGCATGTACGTTGTATTTTGGATCATCTTTCCAGTGATGCAGTTGGAAATGGACGTTTAGAGGCTTCTTCTGCTAATTTGCTTCTG GAGAAGAATATGATTAATGATGTGCTTATTGAAGCCTTAGCAAAGGCAGGTCCTTATATATCAGTCAAATTCAG CGATTTTTATCCTTTGCTGGAGAGTGCGTGTCTCGAGGGAACTCGGATTCAGTCCAAACAAGCTGTTTCTGCCATTGCTTCATTGATTGGTTCCTCTGAGCAGTTGATTTTCTCAAAACTATGCAAG GAACTTGTAGATTCTCTACATCGAGGCTGGAACACTCCTACCATTTTACAATCATTGGGCTGTATTGCACAACATTCTGTTGCAGcgtttgaatcaaaatatagGGAGATCAgatcatatatttttcaaagaattttTCAA GTGGAACAATCTGACGATCTTACAATTTTTTATGAGAGTTCTGAGTGTTGCCATTCTTGCAAACTGAAg ATTTATGGGGTGAAAACACTTGTCAAGAGTTTCTTGCCACATCAAGGATCTCATGTCAATCGCCAAATTGATGAATTGCTGGATATTTTGCTGAAGTTGCTACAAACGGGTGATGCTATTGATGGAATCATCACATG TGTAAATGACAAACCTCATGTGAGATTAGCAGCTGCAAAATCTGTTCTTCGTCTTTCCAGAAGATGGGATTTACATATATCTCCTGAAATTTTTCGCTCAACAATTTTGGTAGCAAAG GACTTATCTTCTTTGGTTAGAAGATCATTCCTTAACAAAACACACAAGCTGCTAAAGGAGCATGCTATACCTAATAGATATGCGTGTGCTTTCGTATTGGCTGCATCTGATTTCTGTGAGGATCTGCAGGATGCT CCATTTAAATACATGGAAGAATTTGTCAAGGAATATAATATAGTAGCTCGAAATCGACAAAACTCTGCTGTTCAAGAAGGGACGGTTACAGACTATCCTGCATATATAGTTGTATTCTTGATTCATACTCTTGCTCATAGCACTGGCTTTCCACCTGAGGACTCTCGGGACGAACAAGAGTATGCTCATTTTTGTAG gCCACTGTTTTTGGTTGTACAGGCATTGTTAAGTGCTAATATTGCTAATGGTGATGCGGATCTTGTTAATGATGCTGTCATGTATTTGCTAAGTATTTTCCGTGCTATTAAAAGAGCTGAAGATGCTCTTGATGCTACCAAAACTCCT AAACTGCAAATCTTGGCAGAGATCGGGATCTCCATTGTAAATGCATTAAATCTTAATGGCATTACATTATCACGTGCTCCTGGGATGATTTTCCTGCCTTCATCATTTTATAGAATAAGTTCAGTTAAGAAGTGTGATGAG GCTAGTTTAAAATGTCTCAATCAGTTTTCTGTTGATGAAAGTTTTGTCAAGAGAATTGTTCATAGCCTTAAGTCTCAAATCTCTATG CCAGCTAGTAGCCTTCCAAAACGTGGTAGAAAGTGTCAAGCGGATGGAATACAGTCAGCTAAGTATAACACACTGAACATGGCACCACTTGATCATGCTAATTTATTAAGAACTGAGACAATAGATATGCAAAAACTTGTGAGTCCTGATATCAGTTTAAGGCATAGGAAAAAGAGTGCTGCTTCTGAATCAGTGGGATTACACAATGAGGTTTCCAGAACTAATGCATCTAAAAGCTCTAAATCTATGAAGAAAGACGTTTCTTCATCTTGTGATTCCGCAACCACTAGACCTTCTGCAAATGAATCACAAACTTTGATATGGACTGTTGATGGAACTATTCCTTATTTGAAAGAAAGTGGTAGGGCAAGTAGCAGACTTACTGCTGAATCTTCGAAGCGTACTACATCCAAACCTAATGAACCTTGCTGTTCAAGG acATTTAGTACTGAGAATGAGGCATTAATCGGAAAGAGAGTCAAATTATTATCTCCTGTTGATAGATG TTTCTACTCAGGCACAGTGGTTGGTTTCAATCCTGGCAACAATACTCACAAG ATCTCGTACGATAGTGGTGAAGTTGAATTACTATGCTTAGATAGTGAAAGCTGGGAGACTGTTAGTGATTCACCTACAGAGAAG GAGACGACATTTGCAGATCAACATAAAAAATCTCATTCAAGTGAATG gAATTTGAAAGAAACTGTTAATACATTTGGAGATGGTGCCACCACACAGTCAAACCACTTAGCAAACAAGGAAAATGAGAAGGTTTCTAATGGAATGACTTCTTTTCCTG
- the LOC8274115 gene encoding sister chromatid cohesion protein PDS5 homolog B isoform X1, translating to MDESSLQLVSEIGIQLGRLARPNKDFLVKSLRQAANALAQIEPPSPPEASRKKEAVNKLASGIKPLGKSFVKHGLLRNSDKDVKLLVAICISEIFRILAPEPPFEDKYLRDVFKLILSMFAELADTTSPYFSRRVKILETVARCKCFVILLDIDCNDLVLEMFNIFFSIVRENHQRSLINDVLSIMTHILNEEASLPLSDVILRNLVKEGTAASAAASQLAASVIQSCAEKLEPFICGFLTSCSLDRDAIDSELKEFYHEILFKVFQCAPQMLLAVIPNLTQELLTDQVDVRIKAVNLIGRLFALPEHHVAEKYHNLFIEFKNRFSDKSVEVRLSALRCAKACYMANPSGKESSELLSAVEGRLLDFDDRVRILAVVVVCDLARFNLKYFSAELLSKAVERLRDKKISVRKKALQKLMEVYQEYCNKCSESYLTIGGHFEQIPCKILMLCYDKDCKEFRSQNMEPILAEDLFPARLSVEDRTRHWIHFFSLFTPLHVKALNSILSQKRRLQNEMQSYLALRKKEKESGSEEMQKRIKNSFMKMSASFPDPSKAEECFHKLNQMKDNNIFNSLELLLVERTIINAQTTRDKFLKMIGDKHPHFEFLQLLSSKCSFNIFSSEHVRCILDHLSSDAVGNGRLEASSANLLLTIINVFPSLLRGFEEQFRLLLQEKNMINDVLIEALAKAGPYISVKFSDFYPLLESACLEGTRIQSKQAVSAIASLIGSSEQLIFSKLCKELVDSLHRGWNTPTILQSLGCIAQHSVAAFESKYREIRSYIFQRIFQVEQSDDLTIFYESSECCHSCKLKIYGVKTLVKSFLPHQGSHVNRQIDELLDILLKLLQTGDAIDGIITCVNDKPHVRLAAAKSVLRLSRRWDLHISPEIFRSTILVAKDLSSLVRRSFLNKTHKLLKEHAIPNRYACAFVLAASDFCEDLQDAPFKYMEEFVKEYNIVARNRQNSAVQEGTVTDYPAYIVVFLIHTLAHSTGFPPEDSRDEQEYAHFCRPLFLVVQALLSANIANGDADLVNDAVMYLLSIFRAIKRAEDALDATKTPKLQILAEIGISIVNALNLNGITLSRAPGMIFLPSSFYRISSVKKCDEASLKCLNQFSVDESFVKRIVHSLKSQISMPASSLPKRGRKCQADGIQSAKYNTLNMAPLDHANLLRTETIDMQKLVSPDISLRHRKKSAASESVGLHNEVSRTNASKSSKSMKKDVSSSCDSATTRPSANESQTLIWTVDGTIPYLKESGRASSRLTAESSKRTTSKPNEPCCSRTFSTENEALIGKRVKLLSPVDRCFYSGTVVGFNPGNNTHKISYDSGEVELLCLDSESWETVSDSPTEKETTFADQHKKSHSSEWNLKETVNTFGDGATTQSNHLANKENEKVSNGMTSFPAKGRKGQKLSSDTPASVVTNNEDAFVRRTRRRKV from the exons ATGGACGAGTCGTCGTTGCAGCTCGTTTCAGAAATCGGTATTCAACTCGGTCGACTCGCTCGCCCAAACAAAGACTTCCTTGTCAAATCTCTTCGA CAAGCTGCGAATGCATTAGCTCAAATTGAGCCGCCGTCGCCACCTGAAGCTTctagaaagaaagaagcagTGAATAAACTAGCATCTGGTATAAAGCCCCTTGGCAAATCTTTTGTCAAGCATGGCCTTCTCCGCAATAGCGACAAAGATGTTAAACTTCTGGTGGCCATTTGCATCAGTGAAATTTTCAGGATCCTTGCACCTGAACCACCTTTCGAGGACAAATATCTTAGG gatgtttttaaaCTTATTCTCAGCATGTTTGCGGAGCTTGCTGATACAACAAGCCCGTACTTTTCGAGGAGGGTTAAAATATTGGAAACTGTTGCAAGATGTAAATGCTTTGTGATTTTGTTGGATATTGACTGCAATGATCTAGTTCTTGAAATGTTCAacatctttttctctattgTGAG GGAAAACCATCAGAGGAGTTTGATTAATGATGTTTTGTCTATAATGACACATATTTTGAATGAGGAGGCTTCTCTGCCACTTTCAGATGTGATTCTACGTAATCTTGTAAAGGAAGGAACG GCTGCATCAGCCGCTGCTTCTCAGCTTGCTGCTTCTGTCATTCAAAGTTGTGCAGAAAAGCTTGAGCCCTTTATCTGTGGATTCTTAACTTCTTGTTCCTTGGATAGAGATGCTATTGACAGTGAGCTGAAAGAATTTTACCACGAAATATTGTTTAAAGTTTTCCAGTGTGCTCCTCAGATGCTTCTGGCTGTCATCCCTAACTTGACCCAAGAGTTACTG acTGATCAGGTTGATGTCCGAATAAAAGCTGTTAATTTAATTGGAAGGCTCTTTGCACTACCTGAACATCATGTTGCAGAGAAGTATCACAATCTTTTCATAGAGTTCAAAAATAGATTCTCTGATAAATCTGTTGAAGTTAGACTCAGTGCTCTACGATGTGCTAAAGCTTGCTATATGGCCAATCCATCTGGGAAAGAATCATCTGAACTTCTGT CTGCTGTCGAAGGTCGTTTGCTGGATTTTGATGACAGAGTGCGAATACTGGCAGTCGTTGTTGTCTGTGATCTTGCcaggtttaatttaaaatatttttcagcGGAACTATTATCAAAAGCTGTTGAAAGACTTCGGGATAAGAAG ATATCTGTTAGGAAAAAGGCTTTGCAGAAATTGATGGAGGTATATCAAGAATATTGTAACAAATGCTCTGAAAGCTACTTGACTATAGGCGGCCACTTTGAACAGATTCCTTGTAAAATCCTAATGCTTTGCTATGATAAAGATTGTAAAGAGTTTAG GTCCCAAAACATGGAGCCTATTCTTGCTGAGGATTTGTTTCCAGCTCGTCTTTCTGTTGAGGATAGGACTAGGCATTGGATTcatttcttctctcttttcacTCCTCTTCATGTAAAGGCGCTGAACTCGATCTTATCTCAGAAACGAAG GCTGCAAAATGAAATGCAAAGTTATTTGGCCTTACGGAAGAAAGAGAAG GAAAGTGGCTCAGAAGAAATGCAGAagagaattaaaaattcttttatgaaaATGTCAGCATCCTTTCCAGATCCTTCCAAAGCTGAAGAGTGCTTTCACAAATTGAACCAGATGAAAGATAATAACATTTTCAACTCATTGGAACTACTGCTGGTTGAGCGGACAATTATAAATGCGCAGACGACAAGA GATAAATTTCTGAAAATGATAGGAGATAAACATCCACATTTTGAATTCCTACAACTACTTTCATCAAAATGCTCATTCAATATATTCAGCTCAGAGCATGTACGTTGTATTTTGGATCATCTTTCCAGTGATGCAGTTGGAAATGGACGTTTAGAGGCTTCTTCTGCTAATTTGCTTCTG ACTATCATCAATGTCTTCCCATCACTATTGAGAGGTTTTGAGGAGCAGTTTCGCCTGTTGTTACAGGAGAAGAATATGATTAATGATGTGCTTATTGAAGCCTTAGCAAAGGCAGGTCCTTATATATCAGTCAAATTCAG CGATTTTTATCCTTTGCTGGAGAGTGCGTGTCTCGAGGGAACTCGGATTCAGTCCAAACAAGCTGTTTCTGCCATTGCTTCATTGATTGGTTCCTCTGAGCAGTTGATTTTCTCAAAACTATGCAAG GAACTTGTAGATTCTCTACATCGAGGCTGGAACACTCCTACCATTTTACAATCATTGGGCTGTATTGCACAACATTCTGTTGCAGcgtttgaatcaaaatatagGGAGATCAgatcatatatttttcaaagaattttTCAA GTGGAACAATCTGACGATCTTACAATTTTTTATGAGAGTTCTGAGTGTTGCCATTCTTGCAAACTGAAg ATTTATGGGGTGAAAACACTTGTCAAGAGTTTCTTGCCACATCAAGGATCTCATGTCAATCGCCAAATTGATGAATTGCTGGATATTTTGCTGAAGTTGCTACAAACGGGTGATGCTATTGATGGAATCATCACATG TGTAAATGACAAACCTCATGTGAGATTAGCAGCTGCAAAATCTGTTCTTCGTCTTTCCAGAAGATGGGATTTACATATATCTCCTGAAATTTTTCGCTCAACAATTTTGGTAGCAAAG GACTTATCTTCTTTGGTTAGAAGATCATTCCTTAACAAAACACACAAGCTGCTAAAGGAGCATGCTATACCTAATAGATATGCGTGTGCTTTCGTATTGGCTGCATCTGATTTCTGTGAGGATCTGCAGGATGCT CCATTTAAATACATGGAAGAATTTGTCAAGGAATATAATATAGTAGCTCGAAATCGACAAAACTCTGCTGTTCAAGAAGGGACGGTTACAGACTATCCTGCATATATAGTTGTATTCTTGATTCATACTCTTGCTCATAGCACTGGCTTTCCACCTGAGGACTCTCGGGACGAACAAGAGTATGCTCATTTTTGTAG gCCACTGTTTTTGGTTGTACAGGCATTGTTAAGTGCTAATATTGCTAATGGTGATGCGGATCTTGTTAATGATGCTGTCATGTATTTGCTAAGTATTTTCCGTGCTATTAAAAGAGCTGAAGATGCTCTTGATGCTACCAAAACTCCT AAACTGCAAATCTTGGCAGAGATCGGGATCTCCATTGTAAATGCATTAAATCTTAATGGCATTACATTATCACGTGCTCCTGGGATGATTTTCCTGCCTTCATCATTTTATAGAATAAGTTCAGTTAAGAAGTGTGATGAG GCTAGTTTAAAATGTCTCAATCAGTTTTCTGTTGATGAAAGTTTTGTCAAGAGAATTGTTCATAGCCTTAAGTCTCAAATCTCTATG CCAGCTAGTAGCCTTCCAAAACGTGGTAGAAAGTGTCAAGCGGATGGAATACAGTCAGCTAAGTATAACACACTGAACATGGCACCACTTGATCATGCTAATTTATTAAGAACTGAGACAATAGATATGCAAAAACTTGTGAGTCCTGATATCAGTTTAAGGCATAGGAAAAAGAGTGCTGCTTCTGAATCAGTGGGATTACACAATGAGGTTTCCAGAACTAATGCATCTAAAAGCTCTAAATCTATGAAGAAAGACGTTTCTTCATCTTGTGATTCCGCAACCACTAGACCTTCTGCAAATGAATCACAAACTTTGATATGGACTGTTGATGGAACTATTCCTTATTTGAAAGAAAGTGGTAGGGCAAGTAGCAGACTTACTGCTGAATCTTCGAAGCGTACTACATCCAAACCTAATGAACCTTGCTGTTCAAGG acATTTAGTACTGAGAATGAGGCATTAATCGGAAAGAGAGTCAAATTATTATCTCCTGTTGATAGATG TTTCTACTCAGGCACAGTGGTTGGTTTCAATCCTGGCAACAATACTCACAAG ATCTCGTACGATAGTGGTGAAGTTGAATTACTATGCTTAGATAGTGAAAGCTGGGAGACTGTTAGTGATTCACCTACAGAGAAG GAGACGACATTTGCAGATCAACATAAAAAATCTCATTCAAGTGAATG gAATTTGAAAGAAACTGTTAATACATTTGGAGATGGTGCCACCACACAGTCAAACCACTTAGCAAACAAGGAAAATGAGAAGGTTTCTAATGGAATGACTTCTTTTCCTG